ATAGCCAACACGAGTGCAAAGCACCCGACACACAGGAAGTGGGAGATGTCATCCCTGCCTGTTTCAACTTTGTGGGGCCTGGGTCTCCCTCTACTTGCTTCACATAGTGAAGCAAGCTGAGAGTCTTCCCTTCCCAGCTGGACTCTAGTTCCTGGAGGGCTCACTGCACACCTGAACCCAACCAGGGCAGGAGAAGCCTTCTctgggcccctccctgcctggaAAACAAGAGGAAGTAAACAGAGTGCTGATGTCAGCAGAGGCCCGCGGACAGCCCATGGGAAAGAGCAGAGACCACGACCTTGCCCTtcgtccctcccccttccctgtgcTCTTTCTTGCCTCCTGTGTCCTGCCTCACCTCAGGGCCCACACTCACATTCCTCCTGCCTTTGTTTCCCCAGACCCTGAGAAGTGGCTAGCTGAATGAGGCACAATGAATGACCCCCCCCAGGATGGGCGGTGGAAGGAAGGGGAAGTGAGGGAGGTTGAGGGGgtggttggtgggggaggggcaatctTGGGTAAGCGCCAAGCTCACGAGGCAGACAGACCTGAGTGCGGTCCAAATCCAGACCTGGAGGGAACCAGAGTAAGTGAGGTCACTTCCCTGTGGACTGTAAAAGATGCTTGGGCTGAATTGGTAACAGGAGTTCATCCTCCGTTCCCGCAACAGGAATGGGAGAGTTTGGGACTCTCCATGACATTaaggctctgggcctcagtttcttcctgggTAAAATGGACATAAGGATACATCACCACAGAATGTTGTAAAGCTGAAAATGAGAAAACGCATGTTTAGGGCTTGACTCAGATATGAGGGTTCCATGAAAGTGCAGAATCTGTCCTCTGCGGCCTATAAGTGCAGGCACATAGAGAAAGCCAGGACTACCTGGCTGGCCATGAGAGAACTGTGGGAAAAAACTATTAGGATtgggaaaaaaactgagaaaaggaaaaaggaagttcACATCATGTCCTCCCACCCCCATGGTCCATTCTGTGAACCAATGCCAACGTCATCCTGGAGAGCGGGTGAGCAGAGCCTCcaccccagccagccagccctgggGGGAGGAAATGTTGGTGTTGTACTGTTTAATTTTGgcaaagaaaagtttgaagtcaAAAAGGGTGATCAAATTGCCCAGCTCATTTGTGAACAGATATTTTACCCAGAAATAGAGGAAGTTCAAGTTTTAGATGACACTGAAAGGGGTTCAGGAGGTTTTGGTTCCACTGGAAATAATTAAGATTTATGCCAAGAACAGAAAATGtactttttccttgaaaataaagactttgcttaaaaaataaaaaaacataattaaggGATTAAGTGATATaaactaggtataaaatagataagcaacaaagatatatatatatggcctgGATTTGTTTTATTCAAGTAtggagagacacacagacacaaaattgGCTGTTATGAAGGAAGCAGTTTATATTCACAAAACCATAAAAACAAGATGCCCAGCACTCCACGCAGGGCCATGAGGGGAGgcaccagggtcagtcaggaggcagagggagggagggggaaacaTGGGCAGGAGCCTTTGCTGTAGGTTCTGTGAGAAAGACAGGCAAGGGAGACCAGGCAGGTTCAGGATCAGCTGCTATGAACAATGTCTGCGGGCTCTGGGGATTAGGGGCGGGCCCTAGttgcctggtacctggccctgggaggAATACAGCAGAAGAACATGGGCCTCCTGGAGCATAAGAGCCAGAtggaggaggtggtggggagtgtgggctctggactGCTTGGTTTGCATATGACAGGCGAGCTCCTGGGCACGTCCATTGCTCTTCTAAGAACTGGCAGCCCTGGGAGGGACAGTCTCTCCCTGGTCAGTGAGGCCCCAGATGTCAGAGCGTCAATACAGCAAATAAGAAAACATAGCCAACACGAGTGCAAAGCACCCGACACACAGGAAGTGGGAGATGTCATCCCTGCCTGTTTCAACTTTGTGGGGCCTGGGTCTCCCTCTACTTGCTTCACATAGTGAAGCAAGCTGAGAGTCTTCCCTTCCCAGCTGGACTCTAGTTCCTGGAGGGCTCACTGCACACCTGAACCCAACCAGGGCAGGAGAAGCCTTCTctgggcccctccctgcctggaAAACAAGAGGAAGTAAACAGAGTGCTGATGTCAGCAGAGGCCCGCGGACAGCCCATGGGAAAGAGCAGAGACCACGACCTTGCCCTtcgtccctcccccttccctgtgcTCTTTCTTGCCTCCTGTGTCCTGCCTCACCTCAGGGCCCACACTCACATNNNNNNNNNNNNNNNNNTTAACAATTCAGCCCAAGCATATTTCACAGCCCAGAGGACTCCATGatattaagactctgtgcttcattttccccCTGGGTAAAATGGAGATAGGAATACATTCATCACAGAATGTTGTAaagctgaaaaagagaaaatggatgtTCAAGGCCTGACTCAGATAAGAGGGTTCCATGAAAATGCAGAAACACTCTTCTCGGGCCTGGGAAGAGGGGTAAGAAAAATAGATGCAAAGGGAGGGTGGAGGCTGCTTGGCTGGCTATgggaaaattatggaaaaaaactattagaattggGGGAAAactaagaaaaggagaaaggaagctgGTCTGGTTTTTTCCACCTCCAGAGAACTAATGCCACTTCCTAATGAAATCATGTCTTCCCCTGCCCTCTTTCTACCCAGTACCAATGCCAACGTCATTCTGGAGAGCAGGTGAGCAGAGCCTCCACCCCAGCCAGCCCTGGGGGGCCACCAAAGTTCCCAGGCCCCAATCTCTCACCCCGCCCACCACCAGTCACAGGCGGGCAGGGTCTCCATCAGAGAGGATCCCAGGGACTGTCACCAGGATGGCTCATGACTGCTCTGACCTTCATCCCCTCTGTCCAGGGAAGGCTCTGGATGGGCCAGGGTCGCACAGCTGCAGATGGAACCCCCTGAGAAGCGTTATTAAGTACAGCCTCCGGGTTCACCCCCCAGAGCTCTGCACTCACCTCAGACGGTGAGGCCCAGAGATTCTGTGGTCCAGCCAGGAGGAAGCATCTAGAAGGAGCAGAGGGCTCTGTGGGCTCAGCAAGACTGGAGCTCAAGTCCTGGACCCGCCACCTCAGAGTCCTGGACGTGGGGCAGGGCGTGTCTGAGCCCCAGTGTCCTCCTTGCAGAGTGTGAGGACAGAGGGCCCTGCAGACCCAGTCTTGCCTCTCCGGGTGGGCGTGGCCTCCAGAAGGTCCACCCTCGGGGTAGGTGGGAACCTgcgcccaccctcccctcctcacctcaGGGGGGGTGTGAGACTGCACACAGGGAGCAGAGCAGCGCAGGAGGGGCCTGGTGGGCCTTGGTTCTGCCGGGGGACTGAAGGGGGCACTGCAGTGTCGCCtacctggagagagagagaccactaGCATGCTGCGTGCCCCGGTGcccgggctgggggctgaggcttgACCACCAgcagctccctcctcctcctcctctctaagGGGCTGTAGCTGGGCAGGGACTCAGGGCCGTGGGCCTCTCCCTGAAGGAGCCTGAACTGGTCCTGCTGTCGCCCCTTTccctgggaggagagagacactcagagaagcagagaaaaggagagagagacacacagagacacagagactgaCTCCTAAGGAGAGGCCAAGGcggtggcagaggcagggagctgagggagagaggagaggcccCAGCTGGCCCAGGTCAGGACCAGCCCCTCAGTGTGCAGAGGGGGGCAGGGAGCCCTAGATCATGGTTCCCTTTGCACTGACCACAGAGAGGCCCTTTTGCAATACAGGAAAAGAAGTCAGATTGATAAAGGAAGTGCCGGTCATGGCAGGGGTGGGCGGGTTTGGGGAAGGCCCCTACCCTCCTCAGTCCTCTGAAGGAGCCTGGTCCTCGCTCTCCTGGTGCTGAGATTCCCCGCAGGCGGCCCTCCACAGGCCTCCCCTCTGGCCTTGAAGGCTCTGCTTGTCTTCTCATCCCGGGAGGAGGGCAAGGCCATGGGTCTGGCcctgctgctgcccctgctgctgcccctgGCATCTCTGCAGGCGGGTGAGAGGCCGGGACGGTCCTGTTCTGCCCAGGGCCGCAGGGACCACCCCCCCGGGGAGGGGCTATGACTGGGTGTCTGTAGAAGTGTCCCCTGGGGTAGCCGACCaggcctcccacccccaacaaagAGCTGGTCCCACAGCTCTTTGCGGGGTCCCCCCCCAACACCgcaccctcctccccgccccaagCCTGGAGAGGGGCTCACCCAGGCCAGAGGGCCAGTCCTATCACCTGTCACACATCCCCCTGTAGGTGAGGGTGGCTGACGGTCTGGGGTCACCTTCaaagtctctccctctccctccctcctctaggTCACTGGGCAGAACCCAATCCAAACACTGACTTTGGGATGAACCAACCGAAGAAACTCTCAGCCCCCAAGGGTGGCTCCGTCCACATCCCCTTCTCCTTCTATTACTCCTGGGAATCAGCCAAGGTTCCCAACGTGAGAATATCCTGGAGATGGAAACACTTCCATGGGGAGTTGATCTACAAGACGACTCCGCTGTTCATCCATAAGGATTTCAAGGACCGGCTCCTCCTGAACTGGACAAAGGGCAGGGAGCACGGCTCCCTCCAGATCTCGAAACTGCGGAAGGAGGATGAGTCTACGTACTTCTGCCAGGTGCAGGTGGACACACAGAGAATAGGCAAGCAGATGTGGCAGTCCATCGAGGGAACCACACTCACCGTCATCCCCAGTGAGTCCAGCTGTCCTGCCTGAGGCTCCTGGAGGCCACTGGGGTCTTGtctcccaggcctggcccaggccccctcttcctctcttctctcaaactcctgcccctcccccctccactccTCCCAGGCCGCTAGCAACCCCTTCTCACCTTCATCTTCCCCAGCCCTGGGCGGCCTCCCTGGCCCATCTGACCTTCATCCCCTCTGTCCAGGGAAGGCTCTGGATGAGGCAGGGTCGCACGGCTGCAGATGGAACCCCCTGAGAAGCGTTATTAAGTACAGCCTCCGGGCTCACCCCCCAGAGCTCTGCACTCAGACGGTGAGGCCCAGAGATTCTGTGGTCCAGCCAGGAGGAAGCATCTAGAAGGAGCAGAGGGCTCTGTGGGCTCAGCAAGACTGGAGCTCAAGTCCTGGACCCGCCACCTCAGAGTCCTGGACGTGGGGCAGGGCGTGTCTGAGCCCCAGTGTCCTCCTTGCAGAGTGTGAGGACAGAGGGCCCTGCAGACCCAGTCCTGCCTCTCCGGGTGGAGGCGTGGCCTCCAGAAGGCCCACCCTCGGGGTAGGTGGGAACCTgcgcccaccctcccctcctcacctcaGGGAGGGTGTGAGACTGCACACAGGGAGCAGAGCAGCGCAGGAGGGGCCTGGTGGGCCTTGGTTCTGCCTGGGGACTGAAGGGGGCACTGCAGTGTCACCtacctggagagagagagaccactaGCATGCTGCGTGCCCCGGTGcccgggctgggggctgaggcttgACCACCAgcagctc
This region of Physeter macrocephalus isolate SW-GA chromosome 14, ASM283717v5, whole genome shotgun sequence genomic DNA includes:
- the LOC102976364 gene encoding paired immunoglobulin-like type 2 receptor beta codes for the protein MGLALLLPLLLPLASLQAGHWAEPNPNTDFGMNQPKKLSAPKGGSVHIPFSFYYSWESAKVPNVRISWRWKHFHGELIYKTTPLFIHKDFKDRLLLNWTKGREHGSLQISKLRKEDESTYFCQVQVDTQRIGKQMWQSIEGTTLTVIPSESSCPA